From Tripterygium wilfordii isolate XIE 37 chromosome 13, ASM1340144v1, whole genome shotgun sequence, the proteins below share one genomic window:
- the LOC120013427 gene encoding reticulon-like protein B13, with protein MSATSQPQSANISEIARDIYLWRSKKLSVTVLTVATAIWVLLDVYEFNFITVASWLSMFIVSSLFLYANLLRLLGKQPPDLSGLEITEEQAVVMANSCREMMEEFVRWMFRVSAEGDWFEFAKTVAGLLLLSYVASCCDLLTLLYIGIVTCMTIPVMYAKNEEKIKRCRDWIMAELRWFYEMIDNKVIKNIKNRMSVVKETKHKKVQ; from the exons ATGTCTGCAACATCACAGCCTCAATCGGCCAATATATcag AGATTGCTAGAGACATATATCTATGGAGGAGCAAGAAGCTTTCAGTCACTGTTCTTACTGTGGCAACAGCTATCTGGGTTTTACTAGATGTTTATGAATTCAACTTCATCACTGTTGCTTCATGGCTGTCCATGTTTATTGTTTCTTCACTCTTCTTATATGCCAATCTACTCAGGCTTCTGGGCAA GCAGCCACCGGACTTGTCTGGACTGGAGATTACAGAGGAACAAGCTGTCGTGATGGCGAATTCATGTCGAGAAATGATGGAAGAATTTGTGAGATGGATGTTTAGAGTGAGTGCTGAGGGAGATTGGTTTGAATTTGCTAAAACAGTGGCTGGGTTGTTGTTACTCTCCTATGTGGCCAGTTGCTGTGATCTGCTAACACTTCTTTACATAG gaatTGTGACATGCATGACAATTCCAGTAATGTATGCGAAGAATGAGGAGAAGATAAAGAGGTGCAGAGATTGGATAATGGCAGAATTGAGGTGGTTTTATGAGATGATAGACAATAAGGTAATCAAGAACATCAAGAACAGGATGTCGGTGGTTAAAGAGACAAAGCACAAGAAGGTTCAGTAG